A single region of the Nitrospira sp. genome encodes:
- a CDS encoding nucleotidyltransferase family protein has product MPSSTLDDLADAYSRVSAGNAAVFEQFHAFATLLEQAHIPFLVLKGLDVLVRCYGIRGTRPLSDIDLLVHETDLVSLDKILTAAGYSKQIDGNPCYASPGKGLAFDIVTRLWYLDDQSLAELWATARPHTLHPRRVSLLAADDLLIHLIAYAVIHRGAFTPGWEQDIRLLLSREALEWTAVTRKARQYSLSIPLLYGLTYLRHRMPTLPIPESFLQSLAPGGGSDRVLYWLLQRLVTTQPIPELGHFLIWLTRPAGSKWRDLRQTFLPSKTFLGYRYGAAATRTPLITRCRRLISLTWALLTLATAIVRRLLRSPMRSPA; this is encoded by the coding sequence CCTTCGCCACGCTCCTGGAACAAGCACACATTCCCTTTCTGGTCCTCAAAGGGCTCGATGTCCTGGTCAGGTGTTACGGAATCCGTGGGACGCGGCCACTGTCAGACATCGATCTGCTCGTCCATGAGACGGACCTTGTGTCGCTTGATAAGATCCTGACAGCGGCAGGCTATAGCAAACAGATCGATGGAAATCCCTGCTATGCGTCTCCAGGGAAGGGACTCGCCTTCGATATCGTCACCAGGCTCTGGTATCTCGACGACCAGAGCCTGGCCGAGTTATGGGCCACCGCCAGACCGCATACCCTCCACCCGCGAAGAGTCTCTCTGCTCGCCGCCGATGATCTCCTGATCCATCTGATCGCCTATGCGGTCATTCATCGCGGTGCGTTCACCCCGGGATGGGAGCAGGACATTCGCTTGCTGCTCTCACGCGAAGCACTCGAGTGGACGGCCGTCACCCGCAAGGCCAGACAGTACTCGCTCTCGATCCCGTTGCTCTATGGGCTCACGTACCTTCGTCACCGCATGCCGACGCTTCCCATTCCGGAATCTTTTCTCCAATCCCTGGCCCCAGGCGGAGGCTCTGACAGAGTCCTCTATTGGCTGCTCCAACGTCTGGTTACCACACAGCCTATCCCCGAACTCGGTCATTTCCTGATCTGGCTGACCAGGCCGGCGGGAAGCAAATGGCGCGACCTGCGCCAGACCTTCTTGCCGTCCAAGACGTTTCTCGGATACCGCTATGGAGCCGCCGCGACGCGCACACCCCTCATCACCCGCTGCCGCCGCCTGATCAGCCTGACCTGGGCCCTACTCACCCTGGCAACCGCAATTGTTCGGCGTCTCCTCCGATCGCCCATGCGGAGCCCCGCATGA
- a CDS encoding S26 family signal peptidase translates to MIVTLTPRTATRFAGSALPENCQGTALQHLLIPRVASWSMYPTLCKGDRLELGPAEPLHVGDLVVFRRPFGLVCHRLVARQEQVLLTKGDANSGAPEPVMLRDVLGIVVAVVRGSTRVLMADLATLPPPPPWRRIIDHLSVTILDRSRRGARRLIRLGLQHSWLGEFLASQTVRWTSVERMTASPVQSLHEALAPNPTEPPSIQDGRPDPRMILGIRLGPIRLGTFHQSTERLDIRPILAGTRLEFTLREALRHQLGS, encoded by the coding sequence ATGATCGTCACCCTCACGCCGCGCACCGCAACCCGCTTTGCCGGCAGCGCACTCCCTGAGAACTGCCAGGGAACGGCGTTGCAACATCTGCTGATCCCTCGTGTGGCGTCTTGGAGCATGTATCCCACACTCTGCAAAGGCGATCGCCTTGAACTGGGTCCGGCTGAGCCGCTCCATGTGGGTGACTTAGTGGTCTTCCGGAGACCGTTCGGACTGGTCTGCCACAGGCTGGTCGCACGGCAAGAGCAAGTCCTGCTCACAAAAGGCGATGCCAATTCCGGGGCTCCGGAACCGGTGATGCTCAGAGATGTGCTCGGCATCGTCGTCGCGGTGGTGCGTGGATCGACCCGCGTCCTCATGGCAGATCTGGCAACACTGCCCCCTCCGCCGCCGTGGCGCCGCATCATCGACCACCTGAGCGTAACCATTCTGGATCGCAGTCGACGAGGAGCCCGCCGCCTGATTCGACTGGGGTTACAGCACTCCTGGCTCGGAGAGTTCTTGGCCAGCCAGACGGTCCGATGGACCTCCGTTGAACGCATGACGGCAAGCCCGGTACAGTCGCTCCACGAGGCCCTTGCACCCAATCCAACGGAACCCCCATCAATTCAGGACGGTCGGCCCGATCCGAGGATGATCCTCGGAATTCGCCTTGGCCCGATTCGGCTGGGAACCTTTCACCAATCCACGGAAAGACTGGACATTCGGCCCATCCTGGCCGGCACCAGGCTGGAGTTCACCCTCCGAGAGGCGCTGCGGCATCAGTTGGGCTCCTGA
- a CDS encoding sigma-70 family RNA polymerase sigma factor, whose amino-acid sequence MDPSSQHAASNIDPKLLARVVKGDHQAFSQLYDQSSTLLYTMALRILGNRDEAAELLQDVYLEVWRKVSRYDVGRGTPVAWLVTLTRSRAIDRLRARASRGLNKSTESLDSSSASQIADRGPNPFDAQADQEIRTLVGGALAALPQAQQHALELAYYEGLSHAEIAARLNQPLGTVKTRIKLGMSKLRESLRRCWEQGEHV is encoded by the coding sequence ATGGACCCCTCGTCGCAACACGCCGCCTCAAACATTGACCCAAAGCTGCTGGCCCGGGTGGTCAAGGGAGACCACCAGGCATTCAGTCAGCTCTACGATCAATCCAGTACGCTCTTGTATACGATGGCACTGCGCATTCTCGGCAATCGCGATGAAGCGGCTGAACTCCTCCAGGATGTCTACCTGGAGGTCTGGCGCAAAGTCTCCCGCTACGATGTCGGACGGGGAACCCCTGTAGCCTGGCTGGTCACGCTGACGCGGAGCCGGGCCATCGATCGACTCCGGGCCCGGGCCTCCCGGGGCCTGAATAAGTCGACGGAATCTCTGGACAGCTCATCGGCCTCCCAGATCGCCGATCGAGGTCCCAACCCTTTTGACGCCCAAGCTGATCAGGAAATTCGAACTTTGGTGGGAGGCGCGCTGGCGGCGCTCCCGCAAGCCCAACAACATGCGCTGGAATTGGCCTACTACGAAGGGCTGTCCCACGCAGAAATCGCAGCCCGTCTGAATCAGCCGCTCGGCACGGTAAAGACCAGAATCAAGCTGGGCATGTCCAAGCTCCGGGAGTCGCTCCGGCGCTGTTGGGAACAGGGTGAACACGTATGA